The proteins below come from a single Mytilus edulis chromosome 5, xbMytEdul2.2, whole genome shotgun sequence genomic window:
- the LOC139525042 gene encoding uncharacterized protein produces the protein MLKGTQTISKFKNAGQKFILSDVESWIGMDNRYRYVDHLQTEKEEQTITYLQNAGSKFIWLNIESWIEMDNTYRYVVNHPEKARGTHATIKMQNAGWKFILSNGKSSWSVIRWDNESRYYGLNEEDYQMLMFETSYKHQSNQILTESNLKCQPSCYYSEETDIYNHVIIFQELKIQRSMESPCGIESTALLATFILAAFAIRIVSEEELIKG, from the exons atgctaAAAGGAACACAgacaatatcaaaatttaaaaacgcTGGACAGAAATTTATCTTATCAGATGTTGAGTCTTGGATTGGAATGGATAACAGATATCGCTATG ttGACCATCTTCAAACTGAAaaagaagaacagacaataacTTATTTACAAAACGCTGGATCGAAATTTATCTGGTTAAATATTGAGTCATGGATTGAGATGGACAACACATATCGCTATG tTGTTAACCATCCGGAAAAGGCAAGAGGCACACATGCAACAATTAAAATGCAAAACGCTGGATggaaatttattttatcaaatggtAAGTCATCATGGTCAGTGATTAGATGGGACAACGAATCTCGTTATT ATGGCCTTAATGAGGAAGATTATCAAATGTTGATGTTTGAGACTAGTTATAAACACCAGTCGAATCAg ATATTAACAGAATCAAATCTGAAATGCCAGCCGTCATGTTATTATTCAGAAGAAACAGACATCTACAACCACGTGATCATATTCCAAG AACTGAAAATCCAGAGATCAATGGAGTCACCATGTGGTATCGAATCAACAGCCTTACTTGCAACATTTATTTTGGCTGCATTTGCAATCAG GATTGTCAGTGAAGAGGAACTCATAAAGGGTTAG